CATTGTTGTACGCCCGGATCCGGCGGGCCGAGACCGCCGTCACGGCGGCCTTGGTGTCCTTGTTAGCCGGTGGGCTCTTGAGCACCGTCGTTGCAGCGGGGTTACCGCGGGTGCTGGGGACCGACCCTCGGGCGGCCGGGCTCTTCAGCTGGTACTGGCTGCCCGCCCAGATGCCAGTGTTTTTCCTGGGAATCACCTTATACTTTCTCGTCCGCAAGCGCCTCCGGTCACCTTCCGCGGGCCGAGACCCGGGCCGGATTAGGGGGCGGGTGCTTCTGACGACCGCGGCGTACCTCCTTGCGGCAGCCACCATCAGCGACTTGCATTTGTACCTCGGGCACGCCCTTTTCGGGGTGGCGTTCGTGCTGGCTGGGTGGGGGTTGTCGCTGTGCCCGTCGCCGGTGCTGGTAAACCGCGTCACCCGCGGCATTGGGACGATCAGCTTTAGCGCGTACATCACCCACTTCGCCGCCCTGGACCTCGCAGAAGGCGGTCTGGCCCTGGCGGGGACAGCCGGACTCTCGCCGCTGGCGGCCCTCGGCATGCTTCTGGCGACGACACTTGGCTTGACAGTCGCTGCTTCGCTCATCACCTACCGCCTGATCGAGATACCCGGCCAACAGTTGGGCCGGTGGTTCATCGCCTGGAGCGAACGCCGGCGGTTGCCGGCTGCCGGTTCCGCGCACCCGGCAGCCGCCGGTGCAGGCCGTCCGGGCACTCGGCCACCGAGCGCGCCACCGGATTCGAGTCTTCAGCCGGAGGAACGGGACCTCGACGCCACGAAAGCTGGCCGTGCGCGTTGAACCCGTTGAATGTCACGCGACCCACGCCAATTCATTTCGGGCGGGGCACGGCCCTCCAAAAGTGAACCGAACCTCGCGTTCGGTAGTTTCCGTGAAGGCGCCCCCAGATCATCTCCACCGAGCGCCACAATGAAGGGCGACTGAAGTGTTCATAGTCATGAACCCGTAGCCCGTTGTTCTCCGTGTCGGCGCCCAGGCCGAACCGGAGAAGGCGGAGGGTCATGGGCTCGTGACTATGGACGGCAGATTGTGGGTCGCGCTGAAGGAAACGACGTTCCGCTCGCTGCGGCACCCGAACTACCGGCGGTACTTCGCGGGGCAGATCGTTTCGTTCGTCGGCACGTGGATGCAGTCGGCCGCACTCATGTGGCTCATGTACGAGCGCACCAACGACCCGCGCTGGCCGTCGTGGTTGCTCGTCGCCCAGATCGGGCCGACGCTCCTACTCGGCGCGTGGGGCGGGGCACTCGCGGACCGGTACCCCAAGCGCCAACTCGTATCCACCACGCAGACCGCCTTTCTCCTGAACGCACTCGCACTCACCGCGGTGGTCGGATGCGGGTTCGCGACGCCGGCCCTCGTACTGGCCCTCATCGCACTCAACGGCGTGATCCAGGCCGTGGACTTCCCCACGCGGCTTGCGTTCGTGCCGGACCTCGTGCCCAAAGAAGACCTCATCAACGCGGTCGGGCTGAACTCACTCGTCTTCAACTCCGCCCGCGCCGTTGGCCCGGCGCTCGCGGGCGTGCTGTTCGTCGTCGCGGGCGCGGTGCTGCCGTACCTGCCCGACGGCGCGAACGCGGTCACCCTCGGCGCGACGACGTGCTTCGCGCTGAACGCGCTGAGTTTTATCGCGGTGCTCCGGGCGCTGCGCGGCATCCCCGAACCCCGGGCACACGAAAAACCCGTCGCGTCCGCGTGGGCCGGCGTGGGTTATCTGCGCGCCCACCCCGCAATGGGCGCGGTCGTGCTGCTCACGTTCGCGCTGTGCGTGTTCGGCTGGCCCATTATCACGGTGCTCCCCGCGTACACGAAACTCCGGCTCGGGCTGAAGGAAGAAGCGTACAGTTTCCTGCTGAGTTCACTCGGCGCGGGCGCTCTCGGGGCCGCACTCATGACCGCCACCTTCGGGAGCGTGTCGCGCCGCGGGGCGTTCATGTTGATGGGCGTTGCGGTGTGCGCCGGGGGGATGGCCGGGTTGGGGTTTGCGGACCGGGCGTGGACCGCGGACGGGTGCTGCGCCGCGATCGGCTTCGGGATGATTCTATTCCTGGCGACGGCACAGTCCGCGCTCCAACTCGCGGTGCCGGACGAGGTGCGCGGGCGCGTGATGGCACTCTGGGCCATGACGTTGAGCGCGAGTGCCCCACTCGGTCACCTGATCGCGGGGCACATGATTACGGAAGTCGGTGTCGGCCCGGTGCTGTTCGGGATGGCCGCGGGAATCGGAAGCGTGGCGGTGCTGCTCGCAGGCATTTTGGTGGTACGACGCTCGCCCCGACCTACCCCCCAACCCCCTCCCTCAAGGGAAGGGGAGCAGACACGGCCTTTGGTCTGAAGCCCCTTCCCTTGAAGGAGGGGGTTGGGGGTAGGTCGCTTCATTACTCGGCCGCGATGCGCTGGAGGTCGGCGCGCTTGCCCTCGTAGGTTTCATCGAACGCGAGCACGACCGCGTCCGGCTGCACGCCTTCTGCGGCGCAGGCCATCGCGTACACCGCGGGCCACCAGTTCTCGTGCTGCGTGAGCCCCTGCTCTTTCACGGTCGCCCAGTTGCTCAGCACCTTCGACCACGCCGCGTCGCCGTAGTCGAGCGATTCCTTTAAGCTGCCGAATTGCGGCACGTACCACGCGCGACCGATCTGCGAATGGAGCACTTCGTCGGCCCAGTCGAAGTCTTGCAGCGTGGCCATCAGCGGCAGCCCGGAATCCCGCGCGACCTCGAACTCGTAGCGCTTCCCGGTGCGCGGCATGAGCCCCTGTTCGATGAAGTACAGCACGCCGTGCCGCTCCATCGGGGTACACTCGGTGTTGAGCCGGTGCGACCAGTTGAACGTGATCTTCGCCTTCGTCCAGTCCACGCCGAGCGCAACGAACCCGACCTCGCCCATCATCGCGTGCCGGGCCTCGTCCCATAATTGGCGGGTCATGTCGCGGTAGTAACCCCACGGCTTGCCAGGCGTTTGCGTGATGATCGACGCCATCATTTCGGGCACGTCGATCTCGCGCAGGCGCTTGTAGAGCATCATGAGCGCCTTCGCGCGCGCCGGTTTCGCCGGGTCGTACAGGAACGATTCGGCGTTCACGCCCTGGTTCCACGGGTCCGAGAACCGCCCATCGCGCCTGGGGAGCGGGTCGTATTGGTAGGGTTTGGCGGAGTAGATGCGGGTGATCGGTTTGCCTGGAGGTTCTTCGGCGTAGAAGCCACCAGCCTCGATGAGCAAGTTGGACAGGTTGTTATCCCACACCGCAGGAACTTGATCCTCCTTGAGCTTCTCCACATCGATTCCGAGAGCCTTCATTGCCGTTCTTCCGAAGTCGTGCATCTCGCAGACTTCCCGGTGCGCAAATCGGATAACCCGACGACTGGGAGCATCGGTCAACGGGTTCGTCTCGGACTGGTACATCACGAGGGCGGCTTCGAGGGATTGAAACGCCCAAGCGTACAACCCAAACAGTAACTCCTCCGTTGTCGGCGCGCACTGAATCTCATCGAAGAACGCTTCCAGCGCCGGGTGCGGGATGTCCTCCAGTCCCAACGGCGGCTCGCGCATCTCACCGATGCGCGTGCGCAGCGCGGTGACGTGTTCCGCGCACAAATAGGCGTGGTGCGCGAAGGCGGTTTTCAGTTCGTAGATCGGTTCCGCGGTGATACGGGCCGTGAGGATCTGGTGCAGCCGCTTGAAGCAGTAGTGGAAGCGCTTCAGTCGCCGGACGCATTCTTCGACAGATAGACCCGGGCGCGCGGCCTCTTCGAGCGTGCAAAGCCCGGCGAGTGGCGGTAAACCCTTGTACGATGTGTAACCGGTCAGCGGGGTCGGTGTCGGCACGACGGAGCGCTCCTGTTCTCGTTCGGGGAGATTGGGGAGCATTCTACCCCGAAAACCCGGGGCGATTGACCCCGGGTTTCGAGTTACCGACCGTCCGCGTGCGCTACTTCGTTGCCTTGCGCGGCCGGCCGACGTGCGTGGCGGCGCCGTAAGCGAGTTCGGCGCTCTCCATCACGGTTTCGCTCAACGTCGGGTGCGGGTGGATGCTCTCCAACACGTCGCGCGCCACCGCGCCCATTTCGATCGCCAGAACGCTCTCCGCGATCATCTCGCCGGCCCCCGCGCCCACGATCCCCACTCCCAGAATGCGCTTGGTTTCGGGGTCGACGAGCATCTTCGTGCGCCCTTCCGTGCGCGCGATGCTCACGGCCCGACCGCTCGCGGCCCACGGGAAGTTCAGCGCCTCGTAGGGGATCTTCTTCTCGTCGGCTTCCTTCTGCGTAATGCCGGCCCATGCGATTTCGGGGTCGGTGAAGATCACGGCCGGGATCGCGCGCGGGTTCCACTCCGCCGGTTCTCCGTGAATCACTTCCACCACAACGCGCGCTTCCGCCGTGGCCTTGTGCGCGAGACCGGGTTCCTCGCCCACGTCGCCGATCGCGAAGATGTGCGGGACGTTCGTGCGGCGCTGCTTATCGATGGGGATGAAGCCCTTCTCGGTCACGTTCACGCCGGCCTTGTGGAGACCGAGGCCCGCGGAGTTCGGCCGGCGCCCGACGGAGATGAGCACGCGATCGAACGTCAGCGACGCCGGCGCCCCCGCGCCTTCGAGCTTCACGACGATGCCGTCCTTCGTGGCTTCCAGCCCCATCACTTTCGTACTCGTGTAGATCGCCTCGAACTCGGCCTTCAGCTTCCGTTCGAGCGGGTCGACGAGATCCTTGTCGGCCATGAAGAGGATGCGGTCGAGCGCCTCCACCACCGTCACCTTGCTGCCGAGCGCCGCGTACACGCTGCCGATTTCCAGCCCGATGTACCCGCCGCCGATCACGAGGAACTTCTTCGGCACGTCCGGCAACAGGAGGGCGCCGGTGCTGTCCATCACGCGGTCGTCGTTGATCTGCCACGGCTTCGGCACCACCGGGAGCGACCCGGTCGCGATGATGCAGTTCTGGAACTTGATCGTTTGCGGCGCGTCGCCGGTCACTTCGACCGTGTTGGGCGACGTGAACACCGCGCGGCCCTTCACCACATCGACCCCACGGCCCTTCGTGAGCTGGCCGATACCCCCCGTCAGCTTACCGACCACTTTTGCCTGCACGAAGTCGCGCAGTTTCGCGAGATCGAGCGTCGGCTCGCCGAACGTGACGCCGAAATTCGCCATCTCGTGCGCTTCGCGAATGATCTTCGCGGTGTGCAGCAGCGCCTTGCTCGGGATGCACCCCCGGTTGAGGCACACGCCGCCGAGCTTGGCCCCCTCGTCCACCAGCGTGACCTTGATCCCGTGGTCGGCGGCGTGGAGCGCGGCCGGGTACCCGCCGGGGCCGCCACCGATGACGAGGAGCTGCGTTTCGCGAACGTCGGACATGGGATTCTCCGTGAGTGCGAGCACCAACAGAAACAGGGGGCATTCGCCCCCCGCTCGCCTTGATGGAATTGTATACGCGGAGGCCGGCCGCGTGGGTCAGTCTTCGGAGTAGCCCAGAACCCCGCGAACGACGGCCACCAGCCCGAACAGGAACAGAATCGGGGGATAAAAGTAGATTCGCCCGGCGGCCCAGCCCAAACCGAACCACACAACCGCGAGGATCATCGACCCGACCCCGCCGAGTACCGCGGGCGAGATGTGAATCGCCGGGCGCCGCGGTTCGGGGGCGTATTCGGGGTAGGAGTTGTAATCCGGCGCCCGCACGGGCTCACGGGCCTTGATCTTCGGGACCGTTTTCTGGGAGCGCTCCGGTTCGGCCGATTCGCGCACGGGAGCCGCGGTCCAGGCCGGCGCTTTTGATGGCTCCGGATCGGGGCTTTCCAACAGCGCACGGTAGGCTTCGTCTTCCGCGAAACCGGGTTCCGGCGGCGCGGCTTCGGGGACGGGAACGGTTAGCGGGGTGCCGCACGACGGGCACTTGGTCCGTTTACCGGCGAACGCATCGCCGACACTGAAATGCCTTCCGCATGTGCAATCGAACGTAATGGGCATTGGGTACCGTGGGCGTGTGGGTGGCGTCAGCCGTAGTTCTTGCGTCCCTTGTTGAAGTTCGGCAACCCGTCCTTCTTCCGCGGTTGACCGTCGTGGTCGAGAGTGGAACTGGACGGCGGGGGTTGGATCAGGCCGTAAGGCGTCTTGTCGTCATCGTCGTCATCGTACCGCGGCTTGCCGTAGGCTTTTGGCGGGGCCAGGGGCGGAATTTCAACCGGTTCGGGCAGCTCCTCTGCAATCTCGAACACGGGTTCGGGCTCGGGCACGCTGGCGATCGCGTTACACACGGGGCACCGTGCGCGTTTTCCCGCGGAACTGTCGGGAACGCGCAGTGTCTTTCCGCACGGGCAGTTGAATGTAATTGGCATTGGGCGGCTCGCGCGAGCGGGATATCGGCGTAAAACCAGACCCGCGCAGTTGAGCCGAGGTTCGCCGAAAAAGCAAGCGGCGTTGGAACAATTAGTCGTGCTGTTCCGGCCCCGCCATCAGGCCCTTGAAGAACGCGACGAGGCCGATGACAAAGAGGATCGGCGGGTAGAAGAAGATCGTGTCGAACGCGAGCCCGGCGACGAACCAGACGACCGCACCGATCATGGCGAGCAAACCACCGATCGCACCGCTGTTCAGGATACCACCCTCGACGCTCTTCCCGCGGCCCTTCTCCTCGAGTTGCACCTGCCGGTCGCGCGCCCGGGCGGTGTCCGCGGGGCCGGTGAACCCGAACGGGCTGTTGGGGTCGCCGGGTTGAGCCGGCGCGGGGTCCGCTCCCTTCAACCACGGTTTCGCACCCACGGCGGGCGCCGCATCGGGCGCGGGCGCCGACCGCTCCGGCGCGTCCCAGAGCTGGTGCGGTACGATCGGTGTTTGCGAACACGACGGGCACCGAACCGGTAAGCCGGCGCGTTCATCATCGGCTGAGAGCGTCTGCCCGCACGGGCAGGTAAATGTGATGGGCATGGGCGGCTCCGGACATTGCTCGCAAGTGAAGTTCAGTCCGGATAGTTGAATCGAGGCGTGTCAGAAAAGCAAGCCGCGTTTAACGAGTCGCCCGCGGCGACCGGGTCGTCCTGGTGGGGCCGGAGCGATTGATCGGGGCCGCGGGTCGAACGTGTGAACCCTGTTGGTCGTCAGGTGCGGTACCGCTGCCGGTCGTTCGAGGTTTTCAACTCGTCGTGAATCTTGAAGATGATGATGAGCAGTTCGCAGTAGAGGCGAACGAAGAGCGGCCCCATGACTATGATGCCCACGCCGAACGCGAACATTCCAAAAGAGAACGTCCTCTTGGCCGTCTCCTTGATATTCGGTCGATCTCCCCCACCCGGGACGCGAGTTACGCGCTCGTCGAACGGGATGATGTCCGTGCTAGCTACGGCGAAACTCGCAGCGATCAAACTGAGCCCCTGTCCGATACACACCAGCACCCCGAACCAGAACATGATCTGGATGAGAACGGGCGTAATCATCAACCGGAACGTGATGAAGTCGATAAGGGGGCTAGTTGATCGGCGCCGGCGGCGCCGCGGGACCGGGTCAATGTCGAAATCCTCTTCCGGCTCCGGTGCTGGCGGGGGCGGAGGAGGCAGAGGGAGCGGCGGCGGGGGAGGTACCGAGGCCCGCGGTGCCGAAACTCGCGCCGGCGGAGGCGGGGGCGCGGGCGGGGAGACTTCGCTCGTGGGGACCACGCGCCGACAGTGCGGGCACGTGTACGCGGTCCCGGTCCACGGAGTGGGGAGCGACACCGGTTTGGAGCAGTGCGGGCAAGGGACAATGGGCATATTGATCCCGGGTATGTAGGTTCCCGAACGAAAACGGGTCGGTTCGAGAGCGGCTATTGAAACACGCCACCGTTCTCGTGCCAAGCCCGTAGCGCCGGCTCGCGGCTTTGTGAAAGTTGGCCTTTCGCCCTTGCCCGGCTTGTGGCATTCTCCGCGGCGCATGGACGCACCCGAAACTCCCTCGACACCCGTACCACCGGGATCAGGCGCATTGCCGCCCGCTCCCGCCCCCGTGCGCAGGTTCTCCCGCCGCCGGCTGTTCAAGCTCGCGGGCGGTGCCGTCGCGCTCGGATTCGGTGCGGAATTCCTGCGGGTGGTCGCGTTCACCAACGTTCACACCGTTATTCCCGGCCGGGTGTACCGCACCGCGCAACTCAAGCCGGAACAGCTCCAACAGTTCATTGCCGAAAAGGGCATTCGCACGGTTGTGAACCTGCGCGGCGTGTGCAGCAACATGCCGTGGTACCTCGGCGAGTGCCGCACTACGCACACCGCGAACATCAACCAGGAAGACATCACCCTTTCCGCGAAGCGCTACCCGGCGCCGGTCGAAGTGAAGCGCCTCATCGATGTGTTCGACCACACCGCGTACCCGATCGTGATGCACTGTCATCGCGGGGCGGACCGAACCGGGCTGGCTTCGACCGTGGCGAAGTTGCTCATGACCAATGAGGATCTGGCGACCGCCCGGCGCCAGATGTGGCTCCGGTACGGACACTTCCCTTACGGCCGCACGGCGGTGCTCGACGAGTTCTTCGACTACTACGCGGCGTGGCTCGCGGCGCGCAACGAGGAACACGCCCCGGACCGGTTCCGGCGCTGGGTCCACACCGATTACTGCCCCGGACCCTATCGCGCGGACCTCTCCGTGATCGGCCCGAAGACGTTTCCCGCCGGGCGCGGGTTCAGCGTCACGGTGCGCGCGCGGAACACGTCCATCGAACCGTGGACGTTCACCCCCGGCGGCACGGGCGGTACCCGGTTGCGGCACACGCTCACCGACCCCGCCGGCGAGACGAAACACAAAGCGCACGTCGGGCACCTCGCTCGCGTGGTCAAGCCCGGTGAGCACATCGACCTCGTGTGCGGCATCCCGCCGCAACCGGCCGGGAGCTACATGCTCCACGCGGACCTGCTCAACGGCCAACCGATCGAGCTTCTCAACACCGACTTCGTGCAGTACGGCTCCGAACCGCTCATGACGGACGTGGTTGTTAGCTAGGGGAAGAACCTAACCCCCTGCCCCCCTTCCCTAGGAAGGAAGGGGGAACAGAAACAAATACGACAGACGCGAAATCATTCGCGATGGTTTTAAGCCCCTCTCCGCTTAGGGGAGGGGTTTGGGGAGGGGTTCTTTCATGCTCTTATCCGTAGTTGTGCCGGTCAAAGACGAGCGGGAGAACGTGCGCCCGATGTTCACCCGCGTGCGCGAGGCGCTCGACGGCTCGCGGACCGGGTCGTGGGAGCTCGTGTTCGTGGACGACGGCAGCACCGACGGCACGTTCACGGAACTGGAAACTGTTGCGCGCGAAGACGCGCGCGTGAAAGTGGTGCGCCTGCGGCGCAACTTCGGCCAGAGCGCGGCGACGCAAGCGGGCGTGGACGCCGCGGCCGGGGACGTCATCGTCACGATGGACGGCGACCTTCAGAACGACCCGGCCGACATCCCGCTGATGATCGCGAAAATGAACGAGGGCGGCTACGACGCGGTCCTCGGCCAGCGCGCGAAGCGCCAGGACAAATTGCTGCTGCGAAAAGTACCGAGCCTGATGGCGAACTGGCTGATCCGCAAGGTGCTCGGGGTGCCGTTCAAGGACTTCGGGTGTACGCTCCGCGCGGTGCGCCGCGAGGTGTTCGACAGCTTGGTGCTGTACGGCGAGATGCACCGGTTCATCACCGCGCTCATCATGCAGCAGGGCGCGTCCGTCGCTCAGATGCCCGTGCGGCACCACCCGCGCACCGCGGGGAAGTCGAAGTACACGATCACGCGCACGGTCCGGGTGATGCTCGACCTGATGACGGTGAAGTTCCAGGGCAGCTTCCAGACGCGCCCGATGCACCTGTTCGGCAGCATGGGGCTGTTGTGCATACTGGCCGGGTTCGTGAGTGTGGCGGCGAGCGCGGTGATGAAGTACACCACCGGCCCCGGCATGACCGCGAACCCGCT
The Gemmata palustris DNA segment above includes these coding regions:
- a CDS encoding acyltransferase family protein; amino-acid sequence: MKATAAEPGATGPGGDCSTHGSAPKPESTVARYGFIDALRGFALLGVLVHHVVPRVDGLPRVVKQIAAAGGEGVQLFFVVSALTLFLSFDSRRGTQARPLTAFFLRRFFRIAPLFYLAAVFYLWYDARWPDAARPSAAAILATLGFVHVWHPDWANRVVPGGWSIGVEMEFYLLVPLLYARIRRAETAVTAALVSLLAGGLLSTVVAAGLPRVLGTDPRAAGLFSWYWLPAQMPVFFLGITLYFLVRKRLRSPSAGRDPGRIRGRVLLTTAAYLLAAATISDLHLYLGHALFGVAFVLAGWGLSLCPSPVLVNRVTRGIGTISFSAYITHFAALDLAEGGLALAGTAGLSPLAALGMLLATTLGLTVAASLITYRLIEIPGQQLGRWFIAWSERRRLPAAGSAHPAAAGAGRPGTRPPSAPPDSSLQPEERDLDATKAGRAR
- a CDS encoding MFS transporter, with amino-acid sequence MDGRLWVALKETTFRSLRHPNYRRYFAGQIVSFVGTWMQSAALMWLMYERTNDPRWPSWLLVAQIGPTLLLGAWGGALADRYPKRQLVSTTQTAFLLNALALTAVVGCGFATPALVLALIALNGVIQAVDFPTRLAFVPDLVPKEDLINAVGLNSLVFNSARAVGPALAGVLFVVAGAVLPYLPDGANAVTLGATTCFALNALSFIAVLRALRGIPEPRAHEKPVASAWAGVGYLRAHPAMGAVVLLTFALCVFGWPIITVLPAYTKLRLGLKEEAYSFLLSSLGAGALGAALMTATFGSVSRRGAFMLMGVAVCAGGMAGLGFADRAWTADGCCAAIGFGMILFLATAQSALQLAVPDEVRGRVMALWAMTLSASAPLGHLIAGHMITEVGVGPVLFGMAAGIGSVAVLLAGILVVRRSPRPTPQPPPSREGEQTRPLV
- a CDS encoding DUF4282 domain-containing protein, which encodes MPIVPCPHCSKPVSLPTPWTGTAYTCPHCRRVVPTSEVSPPAPPPPPARVSAPRASVPPPPPLPLPPPPPPAPEPEEDFDIDPVPRRRRRRSTSPLIDFITFRLMITPVLIQIMFWFGVLVCIGQGLSLIAASFAVASTDIIPFDERVTRVPGGGDRPNIKETAKRTFSFGMFAFGVGIIVMGPLFVRLYCELLIIIFKIHDELKTSNDRQRYRT
- the lpdA gene encoding dihydrolipoyl dehydrogenase; translated protein: MSDVRETQLLVIGGGPGGYPAALHAADHGIKVTLVDEGAKLGGVCLNRGCIPSKALLHTAKIIREAHEMANFGVTFGEPTLDLAKLRDFVQAKVVGKLTGGIGQLTKGRGVDVVKGRAVFTSPNTVEVTGDAPQTIKFQNCIIATGSLPVVPKPWQINDDRVMDSTGALLLPDVPKKFLVIGGGYIGLEIGSVYAALGSKVTVVEALDRILFMADKDLVDPLERKLKAEFEAIYTSTKVMGLEATKDGIVVKLEGAGAPASLTFDRVLISVGRRPNSAGLGLHKAGVNVTEKGFIPIDKQRRTNVPHIFAIGDVGEEPGLAHKATAEARVVVEVIHGEPAEWNPRAIPAVIFTDPEIAWAGITQKEADEKKIPYEALNFPWAASGRAVSIARTEGRTKMLVDPETKRILGVGIVGAGAGEMIAESVLAIEMGAVARDVLESIHPHPTLSETVMESAELAYGAATHVGRPRKATK
- a CDS encoding glycosyltransferase family 2 protein, with product MLLSVVVPVKDERENVRPMFTRVREALDGSRTGSWELVFVDDGSTDGTFTELETVAREDARVKVVRLRRNFGQSAATQAGVDAAAGDVIVTMDGDLQNDPADIPLMIAKMNEGGYDAVLGQRAKRQDKLLLRKVPSLMANWLIRKVLGVPFKDFGCTLRAVRREVFDSLVLYGEMHRFITALIMQQGASVAQMPVRHHPRTAGKSKYTITRTVRVMLDLMTVKFQGSFQTRPMHLFGSMGLLCILAGFVSVAASAVMKYTTGPGMTANPLFLLGAVAGLIGVQFVSLGLMGEVLTRVYYESQGKRPYVVRERRNLDRGPLPVGRGSIAA
- a CDS encoding tyrosine-protein phosphatase produces the protein MPPAPAPVRRFSRRRLFKLAGGAVALGFGAEFLRVVAFTNVHTVIPGRVYRTAQLKPEQLQQFIAEKGIRTVVNLRGVCSNMPWYLGECRTTHTANINQEDITLSAKRYPAPVEVKRLIDVFDHTAYPIVMHCHRGADRTGLASTVAKLLMTNEDLATARRQMWLRYGHFPYGRTAVLDEFFDYYAAWLAARNEEHAPDRFRRWVHTDYCPGPYRADLSVIGPKTFPAGRGFSVTVRARNTSIEPWTFTPGGTGGTRLRHTLTDPAGETKHKAHVGHLARVVKPGEHIDLVCGIPPQPAGSYMLHADLLNGQPIELLNTDFVQYGSEPLMTDVVVS